A genome region from Bacteroidota bacterium includes the following:
- a CDS encoding DUF4263 domain-containing protein: MVNKPIKTQTVGKDFAKTSGVLLDQTADTALVFFPQIHPGGVRGDLIRFKKVRNEEWERIPEEDFRKIQLFEGSHVELGTDAIKILSEAVETRKAIITKGIVPGRHEYLVAEKEEVIVVSDQNKKNVIEQLLTRGYSEEFWQLLSISDPGLADNLSAGHLLNKRKQVVEELRNRLRKKYSETMGEDSWQYWIYQHNWLFGVNYQKAISKQKISILGIMPDFLFPTMDDFVDLLEIKLPEAEVIEADPNHPGSWRWSREANSAIGQVVTYLGEIEKSRYQIQEAIAKKYDRTVSLLKPRGFILIGQSAGWAVEKLEALRKLNHSLHAIEVITYTELLNRGESFLSTPAIRA, encoded by the coding sequence ATGGTCAATAAACCAATCAAGACACAAACCGTCGGCAAGGACTTTGCCAAGACGAGTGGCGTCCTCCTCGACCAGACCGCTGATACCGCGCTTGTCTTCTTCCCACAGATCCATCCGGGAGGCGTTCGGGGTGACTTGATTCGATTCAAGAAGGTCCGAAACGAGGAGTGGGAGAGGATCCCTGAGGAGGATTTTAGGAAGATTCAGCTCTTTGAAGGGAGCCATGTCGAATTGGGGACAGATGCCATCAAGATTCTCTCGGAGGCCGTGGAAACAAGAAAAGCGATCATAACCAAAGGTATAGTCCCTGGCCGCCATGAATACTTAGTCGCTGAGAAAGAGGAAGTGATAGTTGTTAGCGATCAGAACAAGAAGAACGTTATTGAGCAATTGTTGACGCGTGGATATTCGGAGGAGTTTTGGCAACTCTTAAGCATTTCTGATCCTGGATTGGCAGATAACCTTTCAGCTGGACATTTGCTCAACAAGCGCAAGCAAGTAGTGGAGGAATTGAGGAATCGGTTGCGCAAGAAATACTCTGAAACCATGGGTGAGGACTCCTGGCAATACTGGATATATCAACATAACTGGCTATTTGGAGTCAACTACCAAAAGGCAATTTCAAAACAAAAGATAAGCATCCTGGGAATTATGCCTGACTTCCTGTTCCCGACTATGGACGATTTTGTGGATCTACTCGAAATAAAACTTCCTGAAGCAGAAGTGATAGAGGCGGACCCGAACCATCCTGGTTCGTGGAGGTGGTCGAGAGAAGCGAATTCCGCGATTGGTCAGGTGGTGACCTATCTGGGTGAAATTGAAAAGTCGCGCTACCAAATCCAAGAGGCAATTGCTAAGAAATATGACCGCACGGTATCCTTGCTTAAGCCACGTGGCTTCATCCTAATCGGGCAGAGTGCTGGTTGGGCGGTCGAGAAGTTGGAGGCGCTGCGGAAACTCAATCACTCTCTGCACGCCATTGAAGTCATCACCTACACTGAGTTGTTAAACAGAGGAGAGAGCTTCCTATCAACGCCCGCCATCAGAGCATGA
- a CDS encoding 5-(carboxyamino)imidazole ribonucleotide synthase has translation MTPILPGSTIGILGSGQLGRMLALEARRMGYRVHVFSPEPDSPAGQIADVEYVAEYTDTEAARDFASGVDVVTLEFENIAFEVAKAIEEVKPMRPRPEVLHTTQHRLREKTFLKNGGFPVTPFRRVTNEAELSAAIAELGLPCVLKTAGFGYDGKGQAKVNTAEEAATAFKSLGTDEAILEAFISFEKEISVVAARGLDGSFVPFVPVWNTHRHHILDVTLAPAPIPAELAKEAVDIAKGVMEALECVGVLCVEFFVTNDGKLLINELAPRPHNSGHWTIDACVTNQFEQQLRAVCAMPLGEATMNRPNAGMVNLLGDIWANGTPQWDLLLRDARLKLHLYGKAEARKGRKMGHVNIVGDTPAEVAGKALRVKNILGIEQ, from the coding sequence ATGACCCCCATCCTACCAGGTTCAACCATCGGTATTCTCGGCTCCGGGCAGCTCGGGCGGATGCTTGCGCTCGAAGCGCGGCGTATGGGATACCGTGTTCACGTCTTTTCACCCGAGCCCGACTCCCCTGCCGGACAGATCGCCGATGTGGAGTATGTGGCCGAGTACACCGACACCGAAGCCGCGCGCGATTTTGCTTCGGGCGTTGATGTCGTGACGCTTGAGTTCGAGAACATTGCATTCGAAGTCGCGAAGGCGATCGAAGAAGTGAAGCCGATGCGTCCGCGACCGGAAGTGCTGCATACGACGCAGCACCGTCTGCGCGAAAAGACCTTCTTGAAGAACGGCGGTTTCCCCGTCACTCCGTTTCGTCGTGTCACGAACGAAGCGGAGCTCTCTGCGGCGATCGCAGAACTCGGGCTGCCGTGCGTGCTCAAGACCGCAGGCTTTGGCTACGACGGCAAAGGACAAGCGAAAGTGAACACCGCCGAAGAAGCCGCGACAGCATTCAAGTCACTCGGTACCGACGAGGCGATCCTCGAGGCGTTTATCTCGTTCGAAAAGGAGATCTCGGTCGTAGCCGCTCGCGGACTCGATGGTTCGTTCGTGCCGTTCGTGCCGGTGTGGAATACGCATCGTCATCACATCCTCGATGTAACGCTCGCGCCGGCCCCGATCCCAGCCGAGCTTGCGAAAGAGGCGGTGGATATCGCCAAGGGCGTGATGGAAGCGCTTGAGTGTGTCGGCGTGCTCTGCGTCGAGTTCTTTGTGACGAACGATGGGAAGCTGCTCATCAACGAACTCGCGCCGCGACCACACAACAGCGGACACTGGACGATCGACGCCTGTGTCACGAACCAGTTCGAGCAACAGCTTCGCGCCGTGTGTGCTATGCCGCTCGGCGAAGCGACGATGAACCGTCCGAATGCAGGCATGGTGAACTTGCTCGGAGATATCTGGGCGAACGGCACACCGCAGTGGGACCTGCTTCTGCGCGATGCGCGATTGAAGCTGCATCTCTACGGCAAAGCCGAAGCACGCAAGGGCCGCAAGATGGGCCACGTGAACATCGTCGGCGACACGCCGGCCGAGGTCGCAGGCAAGGCATTGCGGGTGAAGAATATTTTGGGGATAGAACAGTAA
- a CDS encoding RES family NAD+ phosphorylase, whose product MIVFRITKQENSRDLSGEGARLYGGRWNSPGRPMLYTATSRSLSLLEMLAHSTILPTGMVRAMLELPPHTRIHKLELADLPIGWDVKPHSLVSQKIGDDFLRALKFLALEVPSVIVSAESNVLINPLHPDAGKIKILGLENLFVDPRLK is encoded by the coding sequence ATGATCGTTTTTCGCATCACCAAACAGGAGAACAGCAGGGACCTTTCTGGCGAGGGAGCCAGACTCTACGGCGGTCGGTGGAACAGCCCTGGTCGTCCGATGCTCTATACTGCGACATCGCGCTCATTATCATTACTGGAAATGCTCGCTCATTCGACAATATTGCCGACGGGCATGGTGAGAGCGATGCTCGAGTTGCCTCCCCATACTCGGATCCATAAGCTCGAACTCGCCGATCTTCCCATCGGATGGGATGTCAAGCCACATTCGCTGGTCAGCCAGAAAATCGGAGATGACTTCCTGAGAGCCTTGAAATTCTTGGCACTGGAAGTCCCCTCCGTCATCGTGAGTGCGGAAAGTAATGTTCTTATTAACCCATTACACCCTGACGCTGGCAAAATCAAGATTCTGGGATTGGAAAACCTGTTTGTCGATCCGAGATTAAAATAG
- a CDS encoding DUF2384 domain-containing protein: MATTVKKTAKKKGGAWTHSDTKTAAWSRADKKADWTVKTQTGIAVMMEVKGPTAGDTLKWASHLSPISVIRVSEHGLHAKVLKSIQKETGFSSIDLARCLQINNRTLQRYQQKNVLMNFEVSERALLVAQIAEHGREVFGSMEQFRLWLEIPSTALGGISPESILNSITGMQLVKAELGRIEHGVY; the protein is encoded by the coding sequence ATGGCAACAACTGTTAAAAAAACAGCCAAAAAGAAGGGGGGCGCCTGGACGCACTCCGACACGAAGACCGCCGCCTGGTCTCGTGCAGATAAGAAAGCCGATTGGACCGTCAAAACTCAGACAGGAATAGCTGTTATGATGGAGGTAAAAGGACCCACAGCCGGAGATACGCTGAAGTGGGCCTCACACCTCAGCCCGATCTCAGTGATCAGGGTGTCCGAGCATGGCCTCCATGCGAAAGTTCTTAAATCCATCCAGAAGGAGACAGGATTTTCGAGCATTGATCTGGCAAGGTGCCTTCAGATCAACAACCGTACCCTCCAGCGGTATCAGCAGAAGAATGTCCTGATGAATTTCGAGGTATCCGAGCGCGCGCTGCTTGTGGCACAGATCGCGGAACATGGCCGAGAAGTGTTCGGGAGCATGGAACAGTTCAGATTGTGGCTCGAGATTCCCAGCACCGCATTGGGCGGCATTTCACCAGAGTCCATACTCAATAGCATCACTGGGATGCAACTGGTCAAAGCTGAACTAGGCCGGATTGAACACGGCGTGTACTGA
- the purE gene encoding 5-(carboxyamino)imidazole ribonucleotide mutase — protein sequence MKSSKMPIVGIIMGSTSDWDTMREASLILTEFGVEHECEVVSAHRTPDWMSEYAKTAEKRGLEVIIAGAGGAAHLPGMTASMTLLPVLGVPVESHALKGMDSLLSIAQMPGGIPVGTLAIGKSGAKNAGLLAVAILANSRPALREKLRTYREKQTADVRGAKLV from the coding sequence ATGAAATCGAGCAAAATGCCAATCGTCGGGATCATCATGGGCTCTACAAGCGATTGGGACACGATGCGCGAAGCGTCGCTCATCCTTACGGAGTTCGGCGTCGAGCACGAGTGCGAAGTCGTCAGTGCGCATCGCACCCCCGATTGGATGAGCGAGTACGCAAAGACCGCCGAGAAGCGCGGCCTCGAAGTGATTATCGCCGGTGCAGGCGGTGCGGCGCATCTGCCGGGCATGACGGCGTCGATGACGCTGCTTCCGGTGCTCGGTGTGCCGGTCGAGAGCCACGCGCTCAAAGGAATGGACTCGCTGCTCTCGATCGCGCAGATGCCGGGAGGCATTCCGGTCGGCACGCTCGCCATCGGGAAATCTGGCGCGAAGAACGCCGGCTTGCTCGCCGTTGCCATTCTTGCAAATTCGCGGCCAGCGCTGCGCGAGAAGCTCCGCACCTACCGCGAGAAGCAGACGGCGGATGTGCGAGGGGCGAAGTTGGTGTAG
- a CDS encoding NADP-dependent isocitrate dehydrogenase: MPEKTPITIAYGDGIGPEIMTATLAILDAAGAKLRYDVIEIGEKVYKRGVSTGIDNSAWDILRGNRVFLKAPITTPQGGGVKSLNVTVRKTLGLYANVRPCVSYFPYIDTKHPKMDIVIVRENEEDLYAGIEHQQTAEVTQAIKLISRPGTEKIVRYAFEYARAHGRKKVTCVTKDNIMKLTDGLFHTIFNEVAPEYPEIEHDHYILDIGAAFIAEKPEMFDVVVTLNLYGDVISDIAAQVAGSVGIAGSANIGEDFAMFEAIHGSAPTIAGQNVANPSGLLQGAIQMLVHVGQPDVAENIANAWLATIEHGIHTKDIYSYNHSHDLVGTQEFAQAVITHLGKLPETFKVVKFSKSAHPKSAWKYTPRAVKKELIGVDVFVDSRLTPDDMAAKMQAVGVGGLQIQMIANRGVKVWPEGMPETFISDHWRCRFRTPNDTAITHGDIVALLGNINAAGIDFIKTENLCTFDGELGFSLGQGE, encoded by the coding sequence ATGCCTGAAAAGACGCCAATTACGATTGCGTACGGAGACGGGATCGGACCCGAGATCATGACCGCCACGCTTGCCATCCTCGACGCTGCGGGGGCCAAGCTTCGCTACGATGTGATCGAGATCGGCGAGAAAGTCTATAAGCGCGGCGTTTCGACCGGCATCGACAACTCGGCGTGGGATATCCTCCGCGGCAACCGCGTCTTTTTGAAGGCGCCGATCACCACACCGCAAGGCGGCGGCGTCAAGAGCCTGAACGTGACGGTCCGCAAAACGCTCGGCCTCTACGCGAACGTCCGTCCGTGCGTGTCGTACTTCCCGTATATCGACACGAAGCATCCGAAGATGGATATCGTGATCGTCCGCGAGAACGAGGAAGACCTCTACGCCGGCATCGAGCACCAACAGACCGCCGAGGTCACGCAAGCGATAAAACTCATTTCGCGCCCGGGCACCGAGAAGATCGTCCGCTACGCCTTCGAATATGCACGCGCACATGGCCGCAAGAAGGTGACGTGCGTGACGAAGGACAACATCATGAAGCTGACCGACGGTCTGTTTCATACGATCTTCAACGAAGTCGCGCCGGAGTATCCCGAGATCGAACACGATCATTACATCCTCGACATCGGCGCGGCATTCATCGCCGAGAAGCCGGAGATGTTCGATGTCGTCGTGACGCTGAATCTCTATGGCGACGTGATCTCGGATATTGCGGCGCAGGTCGCCGGTTCGGTCGGCATCGCAGGCTCGGCGAACATCGGCGAGGACTTCGCCATGTTCGAAGCCATCCACGGATCGGCGCCTACAATCGCCGGGCAGAACGTTGCGAATCCGTCGGGACTATTGCAAGGTGCGATACAAATGCTCGTGCATGTCGGGCAACCCGACGTCGCGGAGAACATCGCGAACGCCTGGCTCGCGACGATCGAACACGGGATCCATACAAAAGATATTTATTCGTACAATCACTCGCACGATCTCGTCGGCACGCAGGAGTTTGCGCAGGCGGTGATTACTCATCTGGGTAAATTGCCCGAGACGTTCAAGGTGGTGAAGTTTTCGAAGTCTGCACATCCGAAGAGCGCGTGGAAGTACACGCCACGTGCAGTGAAGAAAGAACTCATCGGCGTCGATGTGTTTGTCGACTCGCGACTCACGCCGGACGATATGGCCGCGAAAATGCAAGCGGTGGGGGTCGGAGGGTTGCAGATCCAAATGATCGCAAACCGTGGCGTGAAGGTATGGCCCGAAGGCATGCCCGAGACGTTCATCTCCGATCACTGGCGCTGCCGTTTCCGCACGCCGAACGATACGGCAATCACGCACGGCGATATTGTCGCGCTGCTCGGCAACATCAATGCGGCCGGCATCGATTTTATCAAAACCGAAAACCTCTGCACGTTCGACGGGGAGCTCGGCTTCTCGCTTGGGCAGGGGGAATAG
- a CDS encoding restriction endonuclease subunit S, which translates to MSNFWKSTTLGTLCEISTGKSNANEAVDDAPYAFFDRSKTIKRSNRYLFDCEALIIPGEGAEFFPRYYSGKFDLHQRAYALFNFDSSVDIQFVYWHLIHFHKYFERVAVGATAKSLRLRHFTDLPISFPPLPEQHRIVKILDEVFAAAAKAKENAEKNLQNARELFRSHLHSVFAVHGNGLPERSLVDLCETNRVITYGVIKLGEETPGGVPCLRTSNVRWLNVETEGMKRIKPSLSKEYSRTILKGGEVLVNVRGTLGGVAVATSDMAGWNVSREVAMVPVDATRVNPRFLSYFIGSGASQQWLGGVKKGAAYIGINIEDLRQLPVRRPQ; encoded by the coding sequence ATGAGCAACTTCTGGAAATCAACAACACTTGGTACATTGTGCGAGATCAGCACTGGCAAATCCAATGCAAACGAAGCAGTGGATGATGCGCCCTATGCATTCTTTGACCGTTCAAAGACAATCAAGCGAAGTAACCGTTATCTCTTTGACTGCGAGGCGTTGATTATTCCCGGAGAAGGTGCCGAGTTCTTCCCTCGCTACTACAGCGGCAAGTTTGATCTGCATCAACGTGCTTACGCACTATTCAATTTTGACAGTAGCGTTGACATTCAATTCGTCTATTGGCACTTGATCCATTTTCATAAATACTTCGAACGAGTTGCGGTTGGAGCCACCGCAAAGTCTTTGCGGCTACGCCATTTCACTGACCTTCCCATTTCATTCCCACCCCTCCCCGAACAACACCGCATCGTGAAGATTCTCGATGAGGTCTTTGCCGCGGCGGCGAAGGCGAAGGAGAACGCGGAGAAGAATTTGCAGAATGCGCGGGAGTTGTTTCGGAGTCACCTTCACTCGGTGTTCGCTGTGCATGGCAATGGGTTACCGGAGAGGTCACTTGTGGACCTCTGCGAAACGAACCGGGTGATAACCTACGGTGTGATTAAGCTCGGGGAAGAGACACCAGGCGGAGTCCCGTGTCTACGGACCAGCAATGTCCGATGGCTGAACGTCGAAACGGAAGGAATGAAGAGGATCAAGCCCTCGCTCTCCAAGGAATACTCGAGAACGATTCTCAAAGGTGGGGAAGTCTTGGTCAACGTGCGAGGAACATTGGGTGGCGTCGCGGTCGCTACGTCTGATATGGCTGGGTGGAATGTCTCTAGGGAGGTGGCAATGGTGCCAGTGGATGCCACGCGCGTGAACCCAAGATTCCTGAGCTACTTCATTGGTTCTGGTGCAAGCCAGCAGTGGCTTGGCGGAGTCAAGAAAGGGGCTGCCTACATCGGCATCAATATTGAGGACCTGCGGCAGCTTCCGGTACGTAGGCCCCAATGA
- a CDS encoding N-6 DNA methylase — translation MFEQAFKNIDDILRQDPGCATELDYIEQTSWILFLKYLDDLEYVRQEKAEVDGKKYSRILQASFRWDTWAVPKTSSGKPDHNKAMSGDDLLDFVNTHLFPYLRKFKSEDPNTIEYKIGEIFHELKNRLVSGYRLREILDVVDTMHFRLYEEKHELSHLYESKIAKMGNAGRNGGEYYTPRPLIHAIVQVVNPKIGDTIYDGACGSAGFLVEAYNHLVGDGKKLSTADLKRLQEKTLFGKEIKSLAYIIGIMNMILHGIEAPNIRHTNTLAENINDIQEKDRYTVVLANPPFGGSIGKEIQENFPIRTGETAFLFLQHFIKILKAGGKGGVVIKNTFLSNTDNASVALRKELLSKCNLHTILDLPGGTFQGAGVKTVVLFFEKGAPTKKIWYYQLNPGRNLGKTNPLSVSDLEDFVRLSKKKTDSENSWTIAVKDIDQATFDLSVKNPNKGGEETLRDAKEILKEMRKLDVESERLFEKIAELI, via the coding sequence ATGTTCGAACAAGCATTCAAAAACATCGACGACATCCTCCGGCAGGATCCGGGTTGCGCTACCGAACTCGATTACATTGAGCAAACCTCGTGGATTCTGTTCCTAAAGTATCTGGACGATCTCGAATATGTCCGCCAAGAAAAGGCAGAGGTTGATGGCAAGAAATATTCCCGCATCCTACAGGCGTCCTTCCGATGGGATACGTGGGCTGTACCGAAGACTTCATCAGGGAAGCCCGACCACAACAAGGCAATGTCCGGCGATGATCTGCTCGACTTCGTTAACACGCATCTCTTTCCCTATCTACGAAAGTTCAAGAGCGAGGACCCGAACACCATCGAATACAAGATCGGTGAGATCTTCCACGAGTTGAAGAACCGCCTCGTGAGCGGCTACCGGCTGCGCGAGATTCTGGATGTCGTCGATACGATGCATTTCCGGCTCTATGAAGAGAAGCACGAGCTCTCGCATTTGTACGAATCGAAGATTGCGAAGATGGGCAATGCCGGGCGAAACGGCGGCGAGTACTATACGCCTCGGCCGCTGATTCATGCTATCGTGCAAGTTGTGAATCCGAAGATCGGCGATACGATCTATGACGGAGCATGCGGCTCGGCGGGGTTCCTCGTCGAAGCGTATAACCATCTCGTCGGCGACGGCAAGAAGCTCTCGACGGCGGACCTCAAACGATTGCAAGAAAAAACGCTCTTCGGCAAGGAGATCAAGTCACTGGCGTATATCATCGGCATCATGAACATGATCCTGCACGGGATCGAAGCGCCGAATATCCGACACACGAATACCCTCGCCGAGAACATCAACGACATTCAGGAGAAAGACCGCTATACCGTCGTGCTCGCGAACCCGCCGTTCGGCGGAAGCATCGGCAAGGAGATTCAGGAGAACTTCCCGATCCGCACGGGCGAGACAGCGTTTCTCTTCCTGCAGCACTTCATCAAGATACTCAAGGCAGGCGGTAAGGGCGGCGTGGTTATTAAGAATACGTTCCTCTCGAATACCGATAACGCCTCGGTTGCGCTTCGCAAAGAACTGCTCTCGAAGTGCAACCTGCATACCATCCTCGACCTTCCTGGCGGGACGTTTCAGGGTGCGGGCGTGAAAACCGTCGTGCTCTTCTTCGAGAAGGGCGCACCGACGAAGAAGATCTGGTACTACCAACTCAACCCCGGCCGCAACCTCGGCAAGACGAACCCGCTCTCGGTCAGTGATCTCGAAGACTTCGTTAGGCTCTCGAAGAAGAAAACCGACTCGGAGAATTCCTGGACGATCGCCGTCAAAGATATTGACCAAGCCACTTTCGACCTCTCGGTAAAGAACCCGAACAAAGGGGGCGAAGAGACGCTGCGTGATGCGAAAGAAATTCTGAAAGAGATGCGGAAGCTTGATGTAGAATCCGAAAGACTATTTGAGAAAATCGCAGAGTTGATATAA
- a CDS encoding VOC family protein, with translation MLANHHPKVIPILPSLDTERSVAFCNRVFGTNCTDSGDYVIIADGPFEVHYYKCDDPKLPSVTSCYIAVKDIDALYAKIEPTGAIHPNGKIADREWGVREFVVVDPDGNIFRVGQALREIHK, from the coding sequence ATGCTCGCCAACCACCACCCGAAGGTGATCCCGATCCTCCCCTCGCTCGATACCGAGCGGTCGGTCGCGTTCTGCAACAGAGTCTTCGGAACGAACTGCACCGACTCCGGCGACTATGTGATCATCGCAGATGGCCCGTTCGAAGTGCATTACTACAAATGCGACGACCCGAAGCTACCTTCGGTCACATCGTGTTATATAGCTGTCAAGGACATCGACGCGCTCTATGCGAAGATCGAACCGACGGGCGCCATTCATCCGAATGGCAAGATCGCCGATCGCGAGTGGGGCGTGCGCGAATTCGTCGTCGTTGATCCCGATGGAAATATTTTTCGAGTGGGACAAGCATTACGAGAGATTCACAAGTAA